CTAAACGTTCTTGCTGCAGAAATTTCCTCCTTAAATTCTGATATAGAATTTAACGTAGCGTTTTGCGTACCCAAAATTTTAGTTCCAAAATCAACCATTGTAGTTACTTGGTACTCATCTGCTGGCATTAAGATAATCTCACTTCCAGTAGCTTCATCTTTGTAAGAAATTATTTCTTTAACAACATACTCTTCAATATCTGCTTCTTGCTCTACAATCCCTGCTTCTTCTAATGCCTTTACAAAATACTTTGAAGAACCATCCATAATTGGTGGTTCAGAAGCATTAATTTCTATTAATAAATTATCAATATTTAATCCTACAGCAGCAGCTAAAACGTGTTCGGAAGTTTGGATTTGAACTCCATTTTTCTCCATATTAGTTCCACGTTGTGTAGTGGTAACATATTCTGCTTTTGCTTCAATTATTGGTTGCCCCTCTAAGTCTACCCTTTTAAACGCAAAGCCATGATTTACTGGTGCTGGTTTAAAAGTCATTACAACCTCATTACCTGTATGCAACCCTACACCAGATAATGTAATTTCTTTTTGTATTGTCTTTTGCTTGTTACTCATTTTTTAAATTTTGAGCATTAAATTCTTTTTCTAATTTATGCACCGTCGACGCTAACTTTGGTAAATTTTTAAAGTACACATAAGACTTGCTATAATCTGAATATCCAAATGCTGGAGAACCTTGAACCACATCATTATCTTTTAGACTCCTTCCGATTCCCGATTGTGCTTGAATTTTCACATTATTACCAATATTAATGTGTCCTACAATACCTACTTGACCTCCAATCATACAGTTTTCTCCTACTTTTGTAGAACCTGCAACCCCTGATTGAGAAGCTATAACAGTATTTTTACCTATTTCAACGTTATGTGCTATTTGAATTTGGTTATCTAATTTAACTCCTTTTCTTATTACTGTAGATCCTAAAGTAGCCCTATCTATAGTAGAATTGGCTCCTATGTCAACATTATCTTCAATAATAACATTTCCTATTTGCGGTACTGCCTTGTATTCTCCATTTTCATCTGGAGCAAAACCAAAACCATCAGATCCTATAACAGTTCCTGAATGTATTTTACAATCCTTACCTATGATAGTTTCTGAATATACTTTTACTCCTGCAAAAATCACCGTATTATCTCCAACAGTTACATTATCACCGATATATGAATTTGGATAAACTTTTACGTTTTCTCCTAAAACAACATTTTCACCAATGTAAGCATATGCACCAATATATTCATTTGAACCAATCTTTGCTGAATCCGCAATGAAATGAGGATGTTCTCTACCTGATTTATTGTTTTTTACCTGGTTATAAAACTCTAATAATTTAGAAAATGATTTATACGCATTTTCTACTTTAATTAGGGTTGTAGTAATTTCCTTTTCAGGTTCAAAAGATTTATTTACAATTGCAATCGATGCATTTGTATCATATATATATTGATTGTACTTAGGGTTTGATAAAAAGGTTAAAGAACCTAATTCACCTTCCTCTATTTTAGAAAGTTTGCTAACTTCAACATCAGGATTTCCTACAATCTCTCCTTCTAAAATATCTGCTATTTGTTTTGCGGTAAATTTCATTAAATGCAAAAGTAATTATTTTTTAAATATTAATCCCTTCATTGAATAAAGTTATACACTAAATCTCTTTAGGGTAGCATAAATAATATTTGATTACTGGTTTCGTTAATGCCTGTAAATTTAACTGATCTGAAGCCTTTGCAATGTCCTTTAATTTGCCTTTTTTATTCAATATTTTTATAGGAAGTTTTGTATTATACGCCTGATTTTCAACCTTAGAACTCAACATATAATAGTTAAGTTCTTCATTTCCTAAGTTGAACTTTTTAACAAGTTTTGATTTAATTTTATCGAAATAAGTTTCAGTAAAAGGCATATCTTGAATTTCAATTCGCAACAACTTCCTGTTAATGATCATATTAGACAAAGATGATAATATTTTGTCAGAATGATTTGTCCATTCCTTTATAGAAGAAAGCACATCATAATCATCTAATTTAGAAAATGTTTCCAAAGTCTCGCTGGTAAAGTTTTCTGGTCTAATTTCATTATATAGAAAATATCTAAATGCATTACTAGCATACAAACTTTCTCCTTTTAGAGCTAGTTCTTTGGCTCTCTTTAATACATTTACCAAAATACTTTCAGCAACCAAGCCTGTTTTATGCAAATACACCTGCCAATACATCAATCTTCTAGCAATGATGAATTTTTCGACAGAATAGATTCCTTTTTGTTCAATTACCAACTCATCATCTACCACATTCATCATTTTAATCAACCTATCTGATGATATATTTCCTTCGGTAACTCCAGTATAAAAACTATCTCTCTTTAAATAATCAAGTCTATCAATATCTAATTGACTCGAAATTAACTGATAAAAAAACTTCCTTGGATACTTTCCTTCAAATATTTCAATAGCTAAAGTTAGCTCTCCTTTAAACTCTTTGTTAAGGGCTTTCATAAACTTTAATGAAATTTCTTCATGAGTAATTTCATTTACAATACTATGCTCCAAAGCATGAGAAAAAGCACCATGACCTATATCATGTAAAAGAATTGCTAAATAGAGAGCATTTGCTTCTTCCTCTGAAATTTCAACACCTTTGTTTCTTAAAGAGCTTACTGCCTTTTGCATTAAATGTAAACAACCCAAAGCATGATGAAAACGTGTATGATTTGCTCCTGGATATACCAAATTAGATAATCCCATTTGACTAACTCTTCTCAATCGTTGAAAATAAGGATGTTCAATAACATCAAATATTAAAGAGTTAGGAATAGAGATAAATCCGTAAACAGGATCATTAAGTATTTTAAGCTTATTGGTTTTAGGAGTATTCAAAATAGTTAGTATCTTCAATTTCAAACAAAAGAATTATAAATTATCAATAAAAGCAAGCTAAAGCTAAATTTTATTAACGTATTTTTAGCTTTTAAATTTACAACAAACGCATATTTGAGCGTTATGTAAAGAAACAAGCCATAAAAAAACATGAAGAACATAGACATCCTTTGGGTTGATGATGAAATTGATTTATTAAAGCCACATATCTTATTTTTAGAAAAGAAAAATTATAACGTAACTACATGTACCAATGGTACCGATGCTATAGAATTAGTTGAAAATGAAAATTTTGACATTGTTTTTTTAGATGAAAATATGCCAGGTATTACTGGTTTAGAAACCCTATCATCTATCAAACAAATTAACGTAAATCTTCCTGTAGTGATGATTACTAAAAGTGAGGAAGAATATATTATGGAAGAAGCTATTGGTTCTAAAATAGCCGATTATTTAATTAAGCCTGTAAACCCAAATCAAATATTATTAAGTTTAAAAAAGAACTTAGATCATTCACGTTTAGTTTCAGAAAAAACCACCCTAAATTACCAACAAGAATTTAGAAAAATTGCCATGGATTTGGCCATGGTTAATTCTTATACAGACTGGATTGAAATGTATAAAAAACTAGTTCACTGGGAATTGGAACTTGAAAACATTAATGACACTGGAATGTTAGAGATTTTAGAATCTCAAAAAACTGAGGCCAATAGCCAATTTTTTAAATTTATTAAAAAGAATTATGAAGATTGGTTAACCAGTGATGATAAACCAACCTTTTCGCATACTCTTTTTAAAGACTATGTACTTCCTAATTTATCAAAAGAACAAGGGGTATTATGGTTGGTAATCGATAACTTAAGATATGATCAATACAAAGTCTTAGAACCTCTATTAAACAACTACTATAAAAAATCAGAAGAACATTCTTATTATAGTATACTACCAACAGCAACTCAATATGCTCGTAACGCCATGTTTTCTGGGTTAATGCCTTCAGAAATGGAAAAAAGACACCCTGATTTATGGAAAAACGACACCGATGAAGGTGGTAAAAATCTGCATGAAGCTGCCTTTCTAGAAGCTCAAATTAAAAGGCATAGCTTGCAAATAAAACACGAGTATTACAAAATTGTTTCTCTTAAAAATGGAAAAGATTTAGTTGAAAACTTTAATGGTATCAAACAAAATGATCTTACAGTTGTAGTATATAATTTTGTAGACATGCTTTCCCACGCTAAGACTGAAATGGAAGTAATTAAAGAATTAGCAGCAGATGATAAAGCCTATCGTTCTTTAACCGTAAGTTGGTTTAAGAATTCACCTCTATATGAAATGATTCAGAAAGCACAACAATTAGGATTAAAGTTAATTTTAACAACAGATCATGGGACTATAAACTCAAAGAACCCAACAAAAGTTATTGGTGATAAGAATATTAGTTCAAACCTCCGTTATAAAACAGGTAGAAGCTTATCTTATGAAGATAAAGATGTTTATGCTGTTAAGAATCCTAAAGATATCTTTTTACCAAGTATAACCATTAATAGCCCTTTTATTTTCGCTAAAGAAGACTTATTCTTTGCTTATCCAAATAACTATAACCATTTTGTAAAATATTATCGTAATACCTATCAACATGGAGGTATTTCATTAGAAGAAATGATTATTCCTTGTGCAATTTACAATCCGAAGTAATGCTAAGAAATTGGATTTTTATCATCTTTTTTATTGGCATTACTAGTTATGCGCAACAAAATTCAAACAAGCTGAGCCTTGCTGCTTTAGAATTAACAAAGCAGCAAGTTACTTATGATCCGAGTTACTTTTCTTTCAAATACCCGAATGGAGATGTTCCAGCTAATAAGGGGGTTTGTACCGATGTAGTTATTCGTGCATATAGAACCTTAGGAATTGATTTACAAAAAGAAGTACATGAAGATATGAAGAAAAACTTTTCTTTATATCCGAAAATTTGGGGTTTGAAACGAACTGACACCAATATTGATCATAGAAGAGTTCCTAATTTAATGACATTTTTCAATCGAAAAGGAATTGTTAAAAAAATAACTTCGAATCCAGAAGACTATAAACCTGGAGACATTGTTTGTTGGAATTTAGGAGGTGCAACTACGCATATTGGAATTGTGTCTTCACAAAAATCACCTTCTAGTTATAAAAGATATATGATTGTTCATAACATTGGAAATGGCCAAGTATTAGAAGATTGTCTGTTTGATTATAAGATTATTGGGCATTATATTTATAAGAACAAATAAAGTTTAGTAAATAATAGTTCACTTCATTACTTTTGCGATTATGAACAGAGATTATTCTTTAAATGAATTACAAGAAGTTGCAGAAGAAGTAATTACCACTGCTACTAATAAAATACTATTGTTTAATGGTGAAATGGGCGTAGGAAAAACTACACTTATTAAAGAGATATGTAAAGTTTTAGGAATTGATGATGTAACCCACTCCCCTACTTTTTCTTTGGTAAATGAGTATCACACAAACAATGGAGAAATTGTTTATCATTTTGATTTTTATAGAATTGATAATGAAGAAGAAGCATATGATATGGGTGTTGAAGACTATCTATATAGCAACAATTGGTGCCTTATTGAATGGCCCGGAAATGTTAAAAATTTACTACCTTTAGAAGCTGTTGACGTAAATATTACTCTTTTAGAAAACGGTCAGCGCAATATTCAACTAAAAACCAACTAATTATATGGGGTCTATTTCACCTTTTACAAAAGAGCAGTTAATGCCACAACCAGAAATGCTTGAAATTAAAAAGCAGAAAGGTGAATTGTTTATAGGGCTACCCAAGGAAACACATTTTGAAGAAAAGAGAATTAGTTTAACCCCTGATGCTGTTTCTGCTTTGGTTGCACATGGGCATCGTATTGTTGTAGAAACAGGCGCTGGAGATGGAGCAAATTATAGTGACAAGGAATATTCAGATGCAGGTGCTAAAATTTCTTATGATGTCAAGGAAGCTTTTGCGTGTAATATTGTTTTAAAAGTTGAACCACCATCATTAGAAGAAATTAAAATGATGAATCCGCAAGCTGTGTTAATTTCAGCATTACAACTTAAAACTCAGAATAAAAAATACTTCGAAGCATTAGCTAAAAAAAGAATTACCGCTATTGCATTTGATTATATAAAAGACGAGCATGGCTATTACCCAATTTTAAAATCGTTAAGTGAAGTAGCTGGTATTGCCTCTATGCATATTGCTGCTGAACTTATGACTGTTCCGAATGGTGGAAATGGTTTATTACTTGGAAATATTGGAGGAGTTCCTCCAGCAGACGTTGTAATTTTAGGTGCAGGTACTGTAGGTGAATTTGCAGCAAAAACCGCTACAGGTCTAGGGGCTAGAGTAAAAGTCTTTGACAATTCTATTACAAAACTCCGCAATCTTCAAGCTTGTGTTAAAGCACCTATTTATACTTCCACTGTTCAACCTAAAACGCTAGCAAAAGCATTAATGCGTTGCGATGTAGCTATTGGTGCTATTAGAGGAAAAGATCGTTCTCCAGTTATTGTTACAGAAGGAATGATTGAACAAATGAAAGAAGGTGCAGTTATTGTTGATGTAAGTATTGATAGAGGTGGTTGTTTCGAAACTTCTCGAGTAACAACACATAGTCAACCAACGTTTACAGAGCATGGAGTAATTCATTATTGCGTTCCGAATATTCCATCAAGATATGCTCGTACTGCTTCGGTTTCTATTAGTAATATTTTTACTCCTTATTTATTAGATATTGCTGAAGAAGGAGGTTTTGAAAATGCTGCTAGATTTGATAAAAGCTTACGAAACGGTATGTATTTTTATCACGGAATTCTAACAAATAAAACAGTTGCAGATTGGTTTGATTTGCCTTATCGCGATATTAACTTGCTAATTATATAACATAACACAAGAAGTCTCTTTGTAAATAGGTAATGAAAACTCAAAAAGAGTTCCCTCATTAGGAATATTTTTTATGTTTAGACTAGTATGATGTAAGTCTGCAATTTTTTTAACAATAGCAAGACCTAAACCCATTCCCTGTTTATTAAAATCTATTTCTCTTTGTTGACTTTCATTAAAAACGACATCTTTATCTGATTGACTAATCCCAATACCCGAGTCTTTAATTTGAACAATAACAAAATCGTAGTCATACGTAACTCTTAAAATAATCTTGCCTTTTTCTGGAGTAAACTTAAGAGCATTATCTATAATATTTTGAATTCCTCTTTCTATTAAAGTTACATCGGCAACTACAGTAGGTATATGATTGGCAGTATGCAATTCAAGAGAAATACTCTTCCTCTTTGCAATTATTGTATAACGTTTTTTAATCACTAACAACAGCTCAGTAACATCAATCAACTCTTTATTTATCTTAATATTTTTAGCATCCAATTTAGAATAATCAAACAACTGATTAATCATTCCTCCTAGATACTCAGCACTTGTTTCAATAATATTCATAAACTCGCTTTTATCATCAATAGTCATTACTCTTCCTTTTAATCTAAGAGTTTCAACATACCCTTTAATAGCAGTCAATGGCAATCTTAAATCATGGGAAACATTTGCGATTAACTCCTTTCTAAATTGATTTACAGAATTTATCTCTTTTATATTATTTGCTATTGTTTCTGCCATCTGATTAAAAGTAATTGCCAGTACAGATAAATCTGATGTTTCAGGAGCGGGTATTCTACTTTTTAAATCCCCTTCTTTAAAATTATTTACATGATAAATGATGGTGCGTAAACTTTTAGTCAAAAACCAAATACTCAACAAGCCTAATAAAATTGCGGATAACATTGTAATCAAAGAGGTTGTTACTCCTAAATTCACAAAGAAATCGGAAAACAATAAACTACAAACTTCCTGATACTTTTCACTGGCAAGAATAATATAAATATATCCTGAATGTTCGTTTTTTTTAAAATGTGCTGCCGAAAATATTTTCTTTACATTTCTATCCCTAGGATCATCTCCAAGTACATAATCTTGATTATTATTTATAAACCTTTTAATAGGTTTTAAATCAATCATAGTCATAGGACTTTTAGGATCTGAATGATCTAAAACCACAGAGTAAACTATTCCTCCTTCTTCATTTAGTAGATAAACTTCAATAGCTCTATTCACAGCCATCATATCGTGCATTAAATCATCAAACAATGCTTTATTTACACTACCATCTTCTAAATATGGAGATGCATTTCTAAATTTCTCTTCCACCAAATGATTTGCCACATTAGCATTCAAATGTTGTGATGTTTCTCTATAAAATTGCTGAATTAAATAGTATGTTGTACATATGTATACAACACCAATGATTAGTATGATGAATAAAAAGGATACACTTAACTTTTTAATTAATTTGTTTGAAATAGTTTTGTTTGAGGTCACGGGAAAGGTTTTTTAATTCTTCGTTAAATCTATAACCAACACCCCAAGAAGTTAGTATAAATTTAGGATCATCAGAATTATACTCAATTTTGTTTCGCAACCTATTAATATGTGAATTAACTGTATGTCTATACCCCTCAAAATCATATCCCCATATGATTTCCAATAAAGAATCCCTACTATATACTTTTCCTGGTGTTGAAGCCATTAACACTAATAATTCAAATTCTTTGGGAGATAAGTTTATTCTTTGAGCATTCAGTGTTACTTTTCTTTTTTCTACATCAATTGAAAGTTCTTCAAATGACAAGTTGTTATATAAATTATATTCAGATTCTTTATTTTTTACAATTAAATTTCTTCTTATTAAAGCATTGACTCTAGCTAATAATTCTCGGATACTAAAAGGCTTCGTCATATAATCATCCGCTCCTATTTCAAGCCCCAATACTTTATCTATTTCATTACTCCTAGCTGTTAACATTAAAATAGGAGTATTTTTCTTTTTTCTAATAGCCTTACAAACTTCTATGCCATTTAAAACAGGCAGTGTAAGGTCTAATATAATTAGAGAAAAACTTTCTTTAAGAGCACGCCTTAGCCCCTCCTCTCCATTAGAACAAATAGAGGTTTTATAGTTTACATCTTTAAGGTTAAATTCTAACAATTTTGCAATAGCAATATCATCTTCTACAATTAGAATATTTTTCATTTTTAACAGATTTTCGGGGTTCTTAAAGGCGAACTTAAAAAAATATATTGTGATTTAAAAATGATTTTTTTGTGATATTTCTGTGATACTATCCTCAGTTCTTTACATCATTATAAAAAGCTGCAGCTAAATTTTATGAATAATTCAATTTTTTAATTATGAAGAAAATAGCTTTTAATGATGAAGCTCTCAATTCACAAGTTGAGAGTAACAATCTAGAACTGTATGCAAAAAGTACAGTAATTAACATCGATGCTATTCAAAATTTATCGCAAAAAGATCAGAAACTTTTTGTGAGTTTTGGAATAGCCCCCTCAGTTCCCCCGAAATATGAAAATATTTTAGATGCTTTTGAATATTGGGTACGTAAAACGCCAAATAATATTGCCATAAATCATTTAGACAATAGACTCACTTACAAAAGTCTTGACAACGAAGCTACGATATTAGCGTTAATATTAAAACAAAAAGGAATAACACGTGGAGACGCTGTTGCCCTATATACCCATAGATCGATAGAAATGGTTATTGGTATTATTGCTTGTTTGAAACTCGGAGCAAGTTATATACCACAAGACCCGAGAATAGTTCCTAAAACAATGCTCTCTACAATTTATCAATTGAGTAAAGCTTCTATCGTCCTTTCTTTAGCTGAGTATCAATTAGAAACAGCTTTTGAAAAAAACGAAGAGACTGTATTTATAGATACTGAATTGGCGAAAGAAATCTATAGAAACTTATATGGTAATGTGAGACTCATTAGTCAGAAAAGTACTTCTCCAGAGGCTACCTGCTTTATTTTGTTTACTTCAGGAACCACTGGAACACCTAACGGAGTACAAGTATCTCATAAAAATCTATGCAATATTCTGTACAATTCTCCTGGTAATCTAAACATCAAGCCAGGAACAAAAGTTGCTCAAATATTAAATATATCTTTTGACATGGCTGCCTGGGAAATACTCGGTTGTCTTGGAAATGGAGGGACATT
The sequence above is a segment of the Tenacibaculum sp. 190130A14a genome. Coding sequences within it:
- the lpxD gene encoding UDP-3-O-(3-hydroxymyristoyl)glucosamine N-acyltransferase; the protein is MKFTAKQIADILEGEIVGNPDVEVSKLSKIEEGELGSLTFLSNPKYNQYIYDTNASIAIVNKSFEPEKEITTTLIKVENAYKSFSKLLEFYNQVKNNKSGREHPHFIADSAKIGSNEYIGAYAYIGENVVLGENVKVYPNSYIGDNVTVGDNTVIFAGVKVYSETIIGKDCKIHSGTVIGSDGFGFAPDENGEYKAVPQIGNVIIEDNVDIGANSTIDRATLGSTVIRKGVKLDNQIQIAHNVEIGKNTVIASQSGVAGSTKVGENCMIGGQVGIVGHINIGNNVKIQAQSGIGRSLKDNDVVQGSPAFGYSDYSKSYVYFKNLPKLASTVHKLEKEFNAQNLKNE
- a CDS encoding DUF1287 domain-containing protein gives rise to the protein MLRNWIFIIFFIGITSYAQQNSNKLSLAALELTKQQVTYDPSYFSFKYPNGDVPANKGVCTDVVIRAYRTLGIDLQKEVHEDMKKNFSLYPKIWGLKRTDTNIDHRRVPNLMTFFNRKGIVKKITSNPEDYKPGDIVCWNLGGATTHIGIVSSQKSPSSYKRYMIVHNIGNGQVLEDCLFDYKIIGHYIYKNK
- a CDS encoding HAMP domain-containing sensor histidine kinase, producing the protein MTSNKTISNKLIKKLSVSFLFIILIIGVVYICTTYYLIQQFYRETSQHLNANVANHLVEEKFRNASPYLEDGSVNKALFDDLMHDMMAVNRAIEVYLLNEEGGIVYSVVLDHSDPKSPMTMIDLKPIKRFINNNQDYVLGDDPRDRNVKKIFSAAHFKKNEHSGYIYIILASEKYQEVCSLLFSDFFVNLGVTTSLITMLSAILLGLLSIWFLTKSLRTIIYHVNNFKEGDLKSRIPAPETSDLSVLAITFNQMAETIANNIKEINSVNQFRKELIANVSHDLRLPLTAIKGYVETLRLKGRVMTIDDKSEFMNIIETSAEYLGGMINQLFDYSKLDAKNIKINKELIDVTELLLVIKKRYTIIAKRKSISLELHTANHIPTVVADVTLIERGIQNIIDNALKFTPEKGKIILRVTYDYDFVIVQIKDSGIGISQSDKDVVFNESQQREIDFNKQGMGLGLAIVKKIADLHHTSLNIKNIPNEGTLFEFSLPIYKETSCVMLYN
- the tsaE gene encoding tRNA (adenosine(37)-N6)-threonylcarbamoyltransferase complex ATPase subunit type 1 TsaE, which translates into the protein MNRDYSLNELQEVAEEVITTATNKILLFNGEMGVGKTTLIKEICKVLGIDDVTHSPTFSLVNEYHTNNGEIVYHFDFYRIDNEEEAYDMGVEDYLYSNNWCLIEWPGNVKNLLPLEAVDVNITLLENGQRNIQLKTN
- a CDS encoding HD domain-containing protein; its protein translation is MKILTILNTPKTNKLKILNDPVYGFISIPNSLIFDVIEHPYFQRLRRVSQMGLSNLVYPGANHTRFHHALGCLHLMQKAVSSLRNKGVEISEEEANALYLAILLHDIGHGAFSHALEHSIVNEITHEEISLKFMKALNKEFKGELTLAIEIFEGKYPRKFFYQLISSQLDIDRLDYLKRDSFYTGVTEGNISSDRLIKMMNVVDDELVIEQKGIYSVEKFIIARRLMYWQVYLHKTGLVAESILVNVLKRAKELALKGESLYASNAFRYFLYNEIRPENFTSETLETFSKLDDYDVLSSIKEWTNHSDKILSSLSNMIINRKLLRIEIQDMPFTETYFDKIKSKLVKKFNLGNEELNYYMLSSKVENQAYNTKLPIKILNKKGKLKDIAKASDQLNLQALTKPVIKYYLCYPKEI
- a CDS encoding AMP-binding protein, yielding MKKIAFNDEALNSQVESNNLELYAKSTVINIDAIQNLSQKDQKLFVSFGIAPSVPPKYENILDAFEYWVRKTPNNIAINHLDNRLTYKSLDNEATILALILKQKGITRGDAVALYTHRSIEMVIGIIACLKLGASYIPQDPRIVPKTMLSTIYQLSKASIVLSLAEYQLETAFEKNEETVFIDTELAKEIYRNLYGNVRLISQKSTSPEATCFILFTSGTTGTPNGVQVSHKNLCNILYNSPGNLNIKPGTKVAQILNISFDMAAWEILGCLGNGGTLLIRGKNIAETAQKANVIIATPTILTSIDIHKCKDIKTVAVAGEPCPEILANQWAKVSNFYNSCGPTETTIVNTMKKCDLKNKELSIGKPTPNNTVYILNENKEPCKIGEVGIMWAGGHCVTKGYINNHDLNKIRYAYDPFLNNGNLMFNTGDLGKWNSNGELIHYGRIDDQVKIKGFRVELDAISKIIERFSEVVRAVTIKHQNYLVSFISSTTEEKHPLLQSIKDAISKELPYYYLPSEFIFLKELPKTSRGKIDKRKLKDFLN
- a CDS encoding response regulator transcription factor, with translation MKNILIVEDDIAIAKLLEFNLKDVNYKTSICSNGEEGLRRALKESFSLIILDLTLPVLNGIEVCKAIRKKKNTPILMLTARSNEIDKVLGLEIGADDYMTKPFSIRELLARVNALIRRNLIVKNKESEYNLYNNLSFEELSIDVEKRKVTLNAQRINLSPKEFELLVLMASTPGKVYSRDSLLEIIWGYDFEGYRHTVNSHINRLRNKIEYNSDDPKFILTSWGVGYRFNEELKNLSRDLKQNYFKQIN
- a CDS encoding alanine dehydrogenase; the encoded protein is MGSISPFTKEQLMPQPEMLEIKKQKGELFIGLPKETHFEEKRISLTPDAVSALVAHGHRIVVETGAGDGANYSDKEYSDAGAKISYDVKEAFACNIVLKVEPPSLEEIKMMNPQAVLISALQLKTQNKKYFEALAKKRITAIAFDYIKDEHGYYPILKSLSEVAGIASMHIAAELMTVPNGGNGLLLGNIGGVPPADVVILGAGTVGEFAAKTATGLGARVKVFDNSITKLRNLQACVKAPIYTSTVQPKTLAKALMRCDVAIGAIRGKDRSPVIVTEGMIEQMKEGAVIVDVSIDRGGCFETSRVTTHSQPTFTEHGVIHYCVPNIPSRYARTASVSISNIFTPYLLDIAEEGGFENAARFDKSLRNGMYFYHGILTNKTVADWFDLPYRDINLLII
- a CDS encoding bifunctional response regulator/alkaline phosphatase family protein, whose amino-acid sequence is MKNIDILWVDDEIDLLKPHILFLEKKNYNVTTCTNGTDAIELVENENFDIVFLDENMPGITGLETLSSIKQINVNLPVVMITKSEEEYIMEEAIGSKIADYLIKPVNPNQILLSLKKNLDHSRLVSEKTTLNYQQEFRKIAMDLAMVNSYTDWIEMYKKLVHWELELENINDTGMLEILESQKTEANSQFFKFIKKNYEDWLTSDDKPTFSHTLFKDYVLPNLSKEQGVLWLVIDNLRYDQYKVLEPLLNNYYKKSEEHSYYSILPTATQYARNAMFSGLMPSEMEKRHPDLWKNDTDEGGKNLHEAAFLEAQIKRHSLQIKHEYYKIVSLKNGKDLVENFNGIKQNDLTVVVYNFVDMLSHAKTEMEVIKELAADDKAYRSLTVSWFKNSPLYEMIQKAQQLGLKLILTTDHGTINSKNPTKVIGDKNISSNLRYKTGRSLSYEDKDVYAVKNPKDIFLPSITINSPFIFAKEDLFFAYPNNYNHFVKYYRNTYQHGGISLEEMIIPCAIYNPK